The following proteins are encoded in a genomic region of Pseudomonas saponiphila:
- a CDS encoding FdhF/YdeP family oxidoreductase, with protein sequence MSEVDRYKPYKGAAAGWGALIAVTRNWLGSENAFKNIRAMLKTNQNGGFDCPGCAWGESPENGMVKFCENGAKAVNWEATGRLVNPAFFNKYTVSALAAQSDYWLEYQGRLTHPMRYDATQDRYVETTWDEAFELIASHLKGLDSPNQAEFYTSGRASNEAAYLYQLFVRAYGTNNFPDCSNMCHEASAVGMFESVGVGKGTVVFHDLEEADAIFVIGQNPGTNHPRMLEPLREAVKRGAQVICFNPLKERGLERFQHPQHPLEMLTNGSEPTSSAYFRPALGGDMAAFRGIAKFLLRWEREALASNGEPVFDRAFIAEHTSGLDSYLAEVDATSWNHILEQSGLSMADIELAARMYRKAKRTIMCWAMGLTQHTHSVPTIQEVINVLLLRGNIGRPGAGLSPVRGHSNVQGDRTMGINELAPTELLDALEARFGFKPPREHGHNTVMAISAMEQGRAKVFIGLGGNFAQATPDTPRTHAALRNCELTVHIATKLNRSHLVTGREALILPCLGRTDIDIQANGPQGITVEDTFSMVHISHGQLKPKSPHLRSEPSIIAGIANATLGPRPIDWLWVVEDYGRIRDLIADTIPGFEDFNLKLLHPGGFHLGNDASQRRWNTATGKARFIPSVLPEHLVSAGVRKLKVKPDLILQTMRSHDQYNTTLYGLDDRYRGVYGMREVLFANEQDIRQLGFEPGQKVDIVSLWDDGRERRVSGFTLIAYDIPAGQSAAYYPETNPLVPLESYGDRTYTPTSKFIAIRLEPAAASNLIQSVGV encoded by the coding sequence ATGAGCGAAGTTGATCGATATAAACCCTACAAGGGGGCGGCCGCCGGTTGGGGGGCACTGATCGCGGTGACCAGGAACTGGCTGGGCAGCGAGAACGCCTTCAAGAACATCCGCGCCATGCTCAAGACCAACCAGAACGGCGGCTTCGACTGCCCGGGCTGCGCCTGGGGCGAGTCGCCGGAAAACGGCATGGTCAAGTTCTGCGAGAACGGCGCCAAGGCGGTCAACTGGGAAGCCACCGGGCGCCTGGTCAACCCGGCCTTCTTCAACAAGTACACGGTCTCGGCCCTGGCCGCGCAGAGCGACTACTGGCTTGAATACCAGGGCCGCCTGACCCACCCGATGCGCTACGACGCCACCCAGGACCGCTATGTGGAAACCACCTGGGACGAAGCCTTTGAGCTGATCGCCAGCCACCTCAAAGGGCTGGACTCGCCGAACCAGGCGGAGTTCTACACCTCGGGCCGGGCCAGCAACGAAGCGGCCTACCTGTATCAGCTGTTCGTGCGCGCCTATGGCACCAACAACTTTCCCGACTGCTCGAACATGTGCCACGAGGCCAGCGCCGTGGGCATGTTCGAAAGCGTCGGCGTGGGCAAGGGCACCGTGGTGTTCCATGACCTGGAAGAAGCCGACGCGATCTTCGTCATCGGCCAGAACCCCGGCACCAACCACCCGCGGATGCTCGAACCGCTGCGCGAGGCGGTGAAGCGCGGCGCCCAGGTGATCTGCTTCAACCCGCTGAAAGAGCGCGGGCTGGAGCGTTTCCAGCACCCGCAGCACCCGCTGGAGATGCTCACCAACGGTTCCGAACCCACCTCCTCGGCCTATTTCCGCCCGGCCCTGGGCGGCGACATGGCGGCCTTTCGCGGCATCGCCAAGTTCCTCCTGCGCTGGGAGCGCGAAGCCCTGGCCAGCAACGGCGAGCCGGTGTTCGACCGGGCCTTCATCGCCGAACACACCTCGGGGCTGGACAGCTACCTGGCCGAGGTCGATGCCACGTCCTGGAACCATATCCTCGAACAGTCGGGCCTGAGCATGGCCGACATCGAGCTGGCGGCGCGCATGTACCGCAAGGCCAAGCGCACCATCATGTGCTGGGCCATGGGCCTGACCCAGCACACCCACTCGGTGCCGACCATCCAGGAAGTGATCAACGTGCTGTTGCTGCGGGGCAACATCGGCCGCCCCGGCGCCGGCCTGTCGCCGGTACGCGGCCACAGCAACGTGCAGGGCGACCGCACCATGGGCATCAACGAACTGGCGCCCACCGAACTGCTCGACGCCCTGGAGGCGCGCTTCGGCTTCAAGCCACCGCGCGAGCACGGGCACAACACGGTGATGGCGATCTCGGCCATGGAACAGGGCCGGGCCAAGGTGTTCATCGGCCTGGGCGGCAACTTCGCCCAGGCCACCCCGGACACCCCGCGCACCCACGCCGCCCTGCGCAACTGCGAGCTCACCGTGCACATCGCCACCAAGCTCAACCGCAGCCACCTGGTGACCGGGCGCGAAGCGCTGATCCTGCCGTGCCTGGGCCGCACCGACATCGATATCCAGGCCAACGGCCCGCAAGGCATCACCGTGGAAGACACCTTCAGCATGGTGCACATCTCCCATGGCCAGCTGAAACCCAAGTCGCCGCACCTGCGCTCGGAACCTTCGATCATCGCCGGCATCGCCAACGCCACCCTGGGCCCACGCCCCATCGACTGGCTGTGGGTGGTGGAAGACTACGGGCGCATCCGCGACCTGATCGCCGACACCATTCCCGGGTTCGAAGACTTCAATCTCAAGCTGCTGCACCCCGGCGGCTTCCACCTCGGCAACGACGCCAGCCAGCGGCGCTGGAACACCGCCACCGGCAAGGCGCGCTTCATTCCCAGCGTGCTGCCGGAACACCTGGTCAGCGCCGGGGTGCGCAAGCTCAAGGTCAAGCCGGACCTGATCCTGCAGACCATGCGTTCCCACGACCAGTACAACACCACCCTGTATGGCCTGGACGACCGCTATCGCGGGGTCTACGGCATGCGCGAAGTGCTGTTCGCCAACGAGCAGGACATTCGCCAGCTGGGCTTCGAACCGGGACAGAAGGTCGACATCGTCTCGCTGTGGGATGACGGCCGCGAGCGTAGGGTCAGCGGTTTCACCCTGATCGCCTACGACATTCCCGCCGGCCAGTCTGCCGCCTACTACCCGGAGACCAACCCCCTGGTGCCCCTGGAAAGCTATGGCGACCGCACCTACACGCCGACGTCCAAGTTCATCGCCATCCGCCTGGAGCCGGCGGCGGCCAGCAACCTGATCCAGTCCGTCGGCGTTTGA
- the moaB gene encoding molybdenum cofactor biosynthesis protein B, translating to MSVKSDALFVPLNIAVLTVSDTREYATDTSGQLLVSRLLEAGHTLSERNLLKDDLYKIRAQVATWIADERIQVVLITGGTGFTGRDSTPEAVSCLLDKHIDGFGELFRAISILDIGTSTVQSRALAGLANGTLVCCLPGSTGACRTAWEGILAEQLDARHRPCNFVPHLKPVQACESRG from the coding sequence ATGAGCGTGAAGTCGGATGCGTTGTTTGTACCCTTGAACATAGCCGTGCTGACAGTCAGCGATACCCGGGAATACGCCACGGACACCTCCGGGCAACTGCTGGTCAGTCGCCTGCTGGAAGCCGGTCACACCCTGAGCGAGCGCAACCTGCTCAAGGACGACCTGTACAAGATCCGCGCCCAGGTGGCGACCTGGATCGCCGACGAGCGCATCCAGGTGGTGCTGATCACCGGCGGCACCGGCTTCACCGGCCGCGACAGCACCCCGGAAGCCGTGAGCTGCCTGCTGGACAAGCACATCGACGGTTTCGGCGAGCTGTTCCGCGCCATCTCGATTCTCGATATCGGCACCTCCACGGTGCAGAGCCGGGCCCTGGCCGGACTGGCCAACGGCACTCTGGTGTGCTGCCTGCCGGGCTCCACCGGGGCCTGCCGCACCGCCTGGGAAGGCATCCTCGCCGAGCAGTTGGATGCCCGCCATCGGCCGTGCAATTTCGTGCCGCACCTCAAGCCGGTGCAGGCCTGCGAGTCGCGGGGATGA
- a CDS encoding LysR family transcriptional regulator has protein sequence MDIKQLKFLIALEQTRHFGQAAARCHITQPTLSMRLRNLEDELDLILVTRGQRFEGFTEAGERVLAWAKTLLAAHDGLFAEAAACRGQLVGNLRLGLVPLSGFNPISYVQKLSASFPELKFSLSSASSDRIIEDIGNNQLDLGVCYLDHVNPNYLDFFEIGETRVGLLYDTRHFHFEGSEMSWEDAAELPLGMLSTGMHYRKSIDLSFRSRGLNPTPILESDSTYQLFQAIHEGFCCSIMPLDSGLDSPIDNLAFIQLPDASVLAPLGLVMRKTEPRSAIAEKCFAEARKLFALKD, from the coding sequence GTGGACATCAAGCAACTCAAGTTTCTGATCGCCCTGGAGCAGACCCGGCACTTTGGCCAGGCTGCCGCGCGCTGCCACATCACCCAGCCGACCCTGTCCATGCGCCTGCGCAACCTGGAGGACGAACTGGACCTGATCCTGGTGACCCGCGGCCAGCGTTTCGAAGGTTTCACCGAGGCCGGCGAGCGGGTCCTGGCCTGGGCCAAGACCCTGCTGGCGGCCCATGACGGGCTGTTCGCCGAGGCCGCCGCCTGCCGCGGGCAACTGGTGGGTAACCTGCGCCTGGGCCTGGTGCCGCTGAGCGGCTTCAACCCCATCAGCTATGTGCAGAAGCTTTCGGCGAGCTTTCCCGAGCTCAAGTTCAGCCTGTCGTCCGCCAGTTCCGACCGGATCATCGAGGACATCGGCAACAACCAGCTGGACCTCGGGGTCTGCTACCTGGACCACGTCAACCCCAACTACCTGGACTTCTTCGAGATCGGCGAGACCCGGGTCGGCCTGCTCTACGACACCCGGCACTTCCATTTCGAAGGCAGCGAGATGAGCTGGGAAGACGCCGCCGAGTTGCCCCTGGGCATGCTCAGCACCGGCATGCACTATCGCAAGTCCATCGACCTGAGCTTCCGCAGCCGTGGCCTGAACCCGACGCCGATCCTGGAAAGCGATTCCACCTACCAGCTGTTCCAGGCGATCCACGAGGGCTTCTGCTGCTCGATCATGCCCCTGGACAGCGGCCTGGATTCGCCCATCGACAACCTGGCCTTTATCCAGCTGCCGGATGCCAGCGTGCTGGCGCCCCTGGGGCTGGTGATGCGCAAGACCGAGCCGCGCTCGGCGATTGCCGAAAAATGCTTCGCCGAAGCCAGGAAGCTGTTTGCGCTCAAAGACTGA
- the moaE gene encoding molybdopterin synthase catalytic subunit MoaE, translating to MDIQVQTQAFNLDQLNAGLQAGDSSVGGVVTFVGYVRDLNLGEAVQSLFLEHYPGMTERSLQGIVQQAQARWPLNRVRLVHRVGWLQVGEPIVFVGVASAHRQAAFEACAFIMDYLKTRAPFWKREVTPGGERWIDGRESDRQAAQRWGQP from the coding sequence ATGGACATTCAGGTGCAGACCCAGGCCTTCAACCTGGATCAACTCAATGCCGGGCTGCAGGCCGGCGACTCCAGTGTCGGTGGCGTAGTGACCTTCGTTGGCTATGTGCGCGACCTCAACCTGGGGGAGGCGGTACAGAGCCTGTTCCTGGAGCACTACCCGGGCATGACCGAACGCTCGCTGCAGGGCATCGTGCAACAGGCCCAGGCGCGCTGGCCGCTGAACCGGGTGCGCCTGGTGCATCGGGTCGGGTGGCTGCAGGTGGGCGAGCCCATCGTCTTCGTCGGCGTGGCCAGTGCCCATCGGCAAGCGGCGTTCGAGGCCTGTGCCTTCATCATGGATTACCTGAAGACCCGGGCGCCGTTCTGGAAGCGCGAAGTCACCCCTGGCGGCGAACGCTGGATCGACGGGCGCGAGAGCGACCGGCAAGCCGCTCAACGCTGGGGCCAGCCCTGA
- the moaC gene encoding cyclic pyranopterin monophosphate synthase MoaC has product MNPLTHLDAQGRASMVDVTSKPATEREARARAWVRMHPSTLQLIQDRGHPKGDVFAVARIAGIMAAKKTHELIPLCHPLLLSAIHVELQALPPDRVQITTCCRLNGATGVELEAMTAASVAALTIYDMCKAVDRGMLIEGLHLLSKQGGKSGVFIAGDAP; this is encoded by the coding sequence ATGAACCCACTCACTCATCTGGATGCCCAGGGCCGGGCCAGCATGGTGGATGTCACCAGCAAGCCGGCCACCGAGCGCGAGGCCCGGGCCCGGGCCTGGGTGCGCATGCACCCGAGCACCCTGCAACTGATCCAGGACCGGGGGCATCCCAAGGGCGACGTGTTCGCCGTGGCGCGCATCGCCGGGATCATGGCGGCGAAGAAGACCCATGAGCTGATTCCCCTGTGCCACCCGTTGCTGCTCAGCGCTATCCACGTCGAGCTGCAGGCGCTGCCGCCGGACCGGGTGCAGATCACCACCTGCTGCCGGCTCAACGGCGCCACCGGGGTCGAACTGGAAGCCATGACCGCCGCCAGCGTCGCGGCGCTGACGATCTACGACATGTGCAAGGCGGTGGATCGCGGCATGCTCATCGAGGGCCTGCACCTGCTGAGCAAGCAGGGCGGCAAGTCAGGGGTTTTCATCGCAGGAGACGCACCATGA
- a CDS encoding MoaD/ThiS family protein, with protein sequence MILVNYFARYREQLGSGGEKLPLDAGLRTVDDLRRRLMARGETWAAVLGENSLMCALNQDLCKLDAVIEDFDEIAFFPQVTGG encoded by the coding sequence ATGATTCTGGTCAATTACTTTGCCCGCTATCGCGAACAACTGGGCAGCGGCGGTGAGAAGCTGCCGCTGGACGCCGGCTTGCGCACCGTCGATGACCTGCGTCGGCGGCTGATGGCCCGGGGTGAAACCTGGGCCGCGGTGCTGGGGGAGAACAGCCTGATGTGCGCGCTGAACCAGGACCTGTGCAAGCTCGACGCGGTGATCGAGGACTTCGATGAAATCGCCTTCTTTCCCCAAGTGACCGGGGGCTGA
- the glp gene encoding gephyrin-like molybdotransferase Glp, whose protein sequence is MSQGCLMPLEDALASLLAMADAQRLPESETLAVDEARQRVLATDLVATLDLPPWPNSAMDGYALNLQHWDGQPLPVSQTIFAGQPGDPLPPGSCARIFTGAPLPAGADCVEMQENVELLEDGRVRFTQTLKPGQNIRPQGQENRVGQVLLQAGKRLGPFELAVAAAQGCTELHVVRRPRVALLSTGDELLEPGTPMRPGCIYNSNRTLLRHWLDSLGCEVIDAGILPDQPQQTRLRLEQLQHGADLILSTGGVSAGDADCLGQVLRSNGRPLFWKLAIKPGKPLTVGHFGQVPMIGLPGNPASALVTFGLLARAYLLRIQGVQEVAPLSVEVPVAFAWPKASSRREYLRARLEQGRAVLYPNQSSGVLLGASWADGLVEVLEGHTLQVGDPARFIPFSELF, encoded by the coding sequence ATGAGCCAGGGTTGCCTGATGCCGCTGGAAGATGCCTTGGCCAGCCTGCTGGCCATGGCCGATGCCCAGCGCCTGCCGGAGAGTGAAACCCTCGCCGTGGATGAAGCCCGGCAACGGGTGCTGGCCACTGACCTGGTGGCAACCCTGGACCTGCCGCCCTGGCCCAACAGCGCCATGGACGGCTACGCCCTGAACCTGCAGCACTGGGATGGCCAGCCACTGCCGGTGTCGCAGACGATCTTCGCCGGGCAGCCCGGCGACCCCTTGCCGCCGGGCAGCTGTGCGCGGATTTTCACCGGCGCGCCGCTGCCGGCCGGCGCCGATTGCGTGGAGATGCAGGAGAACGTCGAGCTGCTGGAGGATGGCCGGGTGCGTTTCACCCAGACCCTGAAACCGGGGCAGAACATCCGCCCCCAGGGCCAGGAAAACCGTGTCGGCCAGGTGCTGTTGCAGGCCGGCAAGCGCCTGGGACCTTTCGAACTGGCGGTGGCCGCGGCCCAGGGCTGCACCGAGCTGCATGTGGTGCGCCGTCCGCGGGTGGCGTTGCTGTCCACCGGTGATGAGCTGCTGGAGCCGGGCACGCCGATGCGCCCCGGTTGCATCTACAACAGCAACCGCACCTTGCTCCGCCACTGGCTCGACAGCCTGGGTTGCGAGGTCATCGACGCCGGGATTCTGCCCGACCAGCCGCAGCAGACCCGGCTGCGGCTGGAGCAGTTGCAGCACGGCGCGGACTTGATCCTGAGCACCGGCGGCGTCTCGGCGGGGGACGCCGACTGCCTGGGCCAGGTGCTGCGCAGCAACGGTCGGCCGCTGTTCTGGAAGCTCGCGATCAAGCCCGGCAAGCCGCTGACCGTGGGCCACTTTGGCCAGGTGCCGATGATCGGCCTGCCGGGCAACCCGGCCTCGGCGTTGGTGACCTTCGGCCTGCTGGCCCGGGCCTACCTGCTGCGGATCCAAGGGGTGCAGGAGGTGGCGCCGCTGAGCGTCGAGGTGCCGGTGGCCTTCGCCTGGCCCAAGGCCAGCAGCCGCCGGGAATACCTGCGGGCGCGCCTGGAACAGGGGCGTGCCGTGCTCTATCCGAACCAGAGCTCCGGGGTGCTGCTGGGGGCTAGCTGGGCCGATGGCCTGGTGGAGGTGCTTGAGGGCCATACCCTGCAAGTGGGCGATCCGGCACGTTTCATTCCCTTCAGCGAGCTGTTCTAG
- the mobA gene encoding molybdenum cofactor guanylyltransferase MobA encodes MTPTRPAPTLCAPCSILLLAGGRGARMGGRDKGLVAWQGRPLIAHVQATVRPFSDDLIISCNRNAEQYRPYADRLVADEQADFPGPMAGVLAGLAVARHPWLLVLACDAPRIDGALIQALLDARPADSPGPLMVQQDGQWQPMFSLIPTALAADLRAAWERGERSLLRALAAHGLKPLACAADDPRLSNFNTPELLSETDPGPLA; translated from the coding sequence ATGACCCCGACCCGCCCTGCCCCGACCCTCTGCGCACCCTGCTCGATCCTGCTGCTGGCGGGGGGACGCGGCGCGCGCATGGGCGGTCGCGACAAGGGCCTGGTGGCCTGGCAGGGCCGGCCCTTGATTGCCCATGTACAGGCCACGGTGCGGCCCTTCAGCGATGACCTGATCATTTCCTGCAACCGCAACGCCGAGCAGTACCGGCCCTATGCCGATCGCCTGGTGGCGGATGAGCAGGCGGATTTTCCCGGCCCCATGGCCGGCGTGCTGGCGGGCCTGGCAGTGGCCCGGCACCCCTGGCTGCTGGTGCTGGCCTGCGACGCGCCGCGGATCGACGGCGCGCTGATCCAGGCGCTGCTGGATGCCCGCCCGGCGGACAGCCCCGGCCCGTTGATGGTGCAGCAGGACGGACAGTGGCAACCCATGTTCAGCCTGATACCCACGGCCCTGGCAGCCGACTTGCGCGCCGCCTGGGAGCGCGGCGAGCGCAGCCTGCTGCGGGCCCTCGCCGCCCACGGTCTGAAGCCTCTGGCCTGCGCCGCCGACGATCCGCGGCTGAGCAACTTCAACACCCCTGAACTACTGTCTGAAACAGACCCCGGGCCCTTGGCTTGA
- the moaA gene encoding GTP 3',8-cyclase MoaA, with translation MSDQVLVDGFARRIDYLRMSVTDRCDLRCVYCMAEDMQFLPRQRILTLEELYQLAAGFVALGTRKIRLTGGEPLIRPGVVQLCQRIGQLPGLRELCMTTNGTQLGKLAAPLFDAGVKRLNISLDSLDPGLFRQLTRTGELSQVIAGIDAALAAGFVRTKLNCVVMKGRNDHEINQLVAFAIDRGLDLSFIEEMPLGSISEHSRRDAFFSSAQVRERIAERYTLMESAESTQGPSRYWRLAEAPQIRLGFISPHSHNFCGTCNRVRLTVEGRLLLCLGNEHSVDLKAVLRAHPGDSERLRRAVVEAMKLKPYRHHFELNDEVQVVRFMNMTGG, from the coding sequence ATGTCAGATCAAGTATTGGTGGATGGCTTTGCCCGACGGATCGATTACTTGCGCATGTCGGTGACCGACCGCTGCGATTTGCGCTGCGTGTATTGCATGGCCGAGGACATGCAGTTCCTGCCGCGCCAACGCATCCTGACCCTGGAGGAGCTGTACCAGCTGGCCGCGGGTTTCGTCGCCCTGGGTACGCGCAAGATCCGCCTCACCGGTGGCGAGCCGTTGATCCGTCCCGGGGTGGTGCAACTGTGCCAACGCATCGGGCAATTGCCCGGGTTGCGGGAGCTGTGCATGACCACCAACGGCACGCAGTTGGGCAAGCTCGCCGCACCGTTGTTCGACGCCGGGGTCAAGCGCCTCAATATCAGCCTCGACAGCCTCGACCCGGGGCTGTTTCGCCAGCTGACCCGCACCGGCGAGCTGAGCCAGGTGATCGCCGGCATCGACGCGGCGCTGGCCGCGGGTTTTGTCCGCACCAAGCTCAATTGCGTGGTGATGAAAGGCCGCAACGACCACGAGATCAATCAGCTGGTGGCCTTCGCCATCGACCGCGGCCTGGACCTCTCGTTCATCGAGGAGATGCCCCTGGGCAGCATCAGCGAGCACAGCCGTCGCGACGCGTTCTTTTCCAGCGCCCAGGTCCGCGAGCGGATCGCCGAGCGCTACACCCTGATGGAGTCCGCTGAGTCGACCCAGGGGCCGTCGCGTTACTGGCGCCTGGCCGAGGCGCCGCAGATCCGCCTGGGCTTCATCTCGCCCCACAGCCACAACTTTTGCGGCACCTGCAACCGTGTACGGCTGACGGTGGAAGGGCGCTTGCTGTTGTGCCTGGGCAACGAGCATTCGGTGGACCTCAAGGCCGTGCTGCGGGCCCATCCCGGTGACTCCGAGCGCCTGCGGCGGGCCGTGGTCGAGGCGATGAAACTCAAGCCTTACCGCCACCACTTCGAACTCAACGACGAGGTGCAGGTGGTGCGCTTCATGAACATGACCGGCGGTTGA
- the fdhD gene encoding formate dehydrogenase accessory sulfurtransferase FdhD — MVCRIEQPEQQPEANAPAPAPQRVAYREYGPDGVVAEAPLAAEIALAITYNGLSQAVMMVSPGNLEDFIRGFSITNDIVSDLSEIYDIRLSHFPQACQADVQISSRAFWALKDHRRQMAGTSGCGLCGVEALEQALPQLQILEPSPLPPAEHLQGLRERIEQAQHMARSSGALHAALYFDAQGEVRLCQEDIGRHNALDKLIGALLNAGIDGRQGFTVVTSRCSLELIHKAVRARLGTLVSLSAPTALTVQWANKHHLNLIHVPHRNAPRIYSPI, encoded by the coding sequence ATGGTGTGCCGGATCGAGCAACCGGAGCAACAACCCGAAGCCAACGCGCCGGCGCCGGCGCCGCAGCGCGTGGCCTATCGCGAATACGGCCCCGACGGCGTGGTGGCCGAGGCGCCGCTGGCCGCCGAGATCGCCCTGGCGATCACCTACAACGGCCTGAGCCAGGCGGTGATGATGGTGTCCCCCGGCAACCTGGAAGACTTCATTCGCGGCTTCAGCATCACCAACGACATCGTCAGCGACCTCAGCGAAATCTACGATATCCGCCTCAGCCACTTTCCCCAGGCCTGCCAGGCCGACGTGCAGATTTCCAGCCGGGCCTTCTGGGCCCTCAAGGACCATCGTCGGCAGATGGCCGGGACCAGCGGCTGCGGATTATGCGGCGTCGAAGCCCTGGAACAGGCGCTGCCACAACTGCAGATCCTCGAACCTTCGCCCCTGCCCCCGGCCGAGCACCTGCAGGGCCTGCGCGAGCGCATCGAACAGGCCCAGCACATGGCCCGCAGCAGCGGCGCCCTGCATGCAGCGCTGTACTTCGACGCACAGGGCGAGGTGCGCCTGTGTCAGGAAGACATCGGCCGTCACAACGCCCTGGACAAGCTGATCGGCGCGCTGTTGAACGCCGGGATCGACGGTCGCCAGGGCTTCACCGTGGTCACCAGCCGCTGCAGCCTGGAACTGATCCACAAAGCCGTGCGCGCGCGCCTCGGCACCCTGGTCAGCCTCTCGGCACCCACCGCACTGACCGTGCAATGGGCCAACAAACACCACCTGAACCTGATCCACGTGCCCCATCGCAATGCTCCGCGGATCTACAGCCCGATCTGA
- a CDS encoding bestrophin family protein: MIVRSKPNLISVLISLKGSIAKRIALRSLLVTLLASAIVLIETLHPAYFSKVNATPFTLLGLSLSIFMSFRNNACYDRWYEARKALGTVVTEVRSLIRETQVLEEPGARRAILGDLCGFAHALKARLRQEDELGAAETWLSQLPPANTSNLPDSLLRQVARQCSDQALAGRISEWRYQLLANHLATLTGAQTTCERIKGTPLPFPYTLLLHRTSYMFCILLPFAMAEPLGWLTPIFTAIVSYTFFGLDAIGDELEDPFGHDENDLPLNAIVRNIEREILEAQGATELPPVLLPVDYVLS; this comes from the coding sequence ATGATCGTCAGATCCAAACCCAACCTGATCAGCGTACTGATTTCCCTCAAGGGCTCGATTGCCAAGCGCATCGCCCTGCGCAGCCTGCTGGTGACCCTGCTGGCCTCGGCCATCGTGCTGATCGAGACTCTGCACCCGGCGTACTTTTCCAAGGTCAACGCCACGCCCTTCACCCTGCTCGGCCTGTCGCTGTCGATCTTCATGAGCTTTCGCAACAACGCCTGCTACGACCGCTGGTACGAGGCGCGCAAGGCCCTGGGCACGGTGGTGACCGAGGTGCGCTCGCTGATCCGCGAAACCCAGGTGCTGGAAGAGCCCGGAGCGCGCCGCGCGATCCTCGGCGACCTCTGCGGTTTCGCCCACGCCCTCAAGGCCCGGCTGCGCCAGGAAGATGAACTGGGCGCCGCCGAAACCTGGCTCAGCCAGCTGCCGCCGGCCAATACCAGCAACCTGCCGGACAGTCTCCTGCGCCAGGTGGCGCGCCAGTGTTCGGACCAGGCCCTGGCGGGCCGGATCAGCGAGTGGCGCTACCAGCTGCTGGCCAATCACCTGGCGACGCTGACCGGCGCGCAAACCACCTGCGAGCGGATCAAGGGCACGCCGCTGCCGTTTCCCTACACCCTGCTGCTGCACCGCACCAGCTACATGTTCTGCATCCTCCTGCCCTTTGCCATGGCCGAGCCCCTGGGCTGGCTGACGCCGATTTTCACCGCCATCGTCAGCTACACCTTCTTCGGCCTGGACGCCATTGGCGACGAGCTGGAAGACCCCTTTGGCCACGACGAGAACGACCTGCCGCTGAACGCCATCGTGCGCAACATCGAGCGCGAGATTCTCGAGGCCCAGGGGGCCACCGAACTGCCGCCGGTGCTGTTGCCGGTGGACTATGTCCTGAGCTGA